A region of Anolis carolinensis isolate JA03-04 unplaced genomic scaffold, rAnoCar3.1.pri scaffold_7, whole genome shotgun sequence DNA encodes the following proteins:
- the ptprs gene encoding receptor-type tyrosine-protein phosphatase S isoform X1, translated as MRRINFQTPGMLNHPPIPISELADHTEHLKANDNLKLSQEYESIDPGQQFTWEHSNLEVNKPKNRYANVIAYDHSRVILLPIEGIVGSDYINANYIDGYRKQNAYIATQGPLPETFGDFWRMVWEQRSATIVMMTKLEEKSRIKCDQYWPGRGTETYGMIQVTLLDTIELATFCVRTFSLHKNGSSEKREVRQFQFTAWPDHGVPEYPTPFLAFLRRVKTCNPPDAGPIGVHCSAGVGRTGCFIVIDAMLERIKHEKTVDIYGHVTLMRSQRNYMVQTEDQYSFIHDSLLEAVACGNTEVPARNLYTYIQKLAQIEAGEHVTGMELEFKRLANSKAHTSRFISANLPCNKFKNRLVNIMPYESTRVCLQPIRGVEGSDYINASFIDGYRQQRAYIATQGPLAETTEDFWRMLWENNSTIVVMLTKLREMGREKCHQYWPAERSARYQYFVVDPMAEYNMPQYILREFKVTDARDGQSRTVRQFQFTDWPEQGVPKSGEGFIDFIGQVHKTKEQFGQDGPISVHCSAGVGRTGVFITLSIVLERMRYEGVVDIFQTVKMLRTQRPAMVQTEDEYQFCYQAALEYLGSFDHYAT; from the exons GTATGCTCAACCACCCGCCGATCCCCATTTCCGAACTGGCCGACCACACGGAGCACCTCAAAGCCAACGACAACCTGAAGCTGTCGCAGGAATACGAG TCCATTGACCCGGGCCAGCAGTTCACTTGGGAGCACTCCAACCTTGAGGTCAACAAGCCAAAGAACCGCTACGCCAACGTGATTGCCTACGACCACTCCCGGGTCATTCTGCTGCCCATCGAAG GGATCGTGGGGAGTGACTACATCAACGCCAACTATATCGACGGCTACCGCAAGCAAAACGCCTACATCGCCACCCAGGGGCCCCTGCCGGAGACCTTTGGGGACTTCTGGCGCATGGTGTGGGAGCAGCGCTCGGCCACCATAGTGATGATGACCAAACTGGAGGAGAAGTCCCGG ATCAAGTGTGACCAGTACTGGCCGGGCCGGGGCACCGAGACGTACGGGATGATCCAGGTCACTCTGCTGGATACTATAGAGCTGGCGACATTCTGCGTCCGGACTTTCTCCCTCCATAAG AACGGCTCCAGCGAGAAACGCGAAGTCCGCCAGTTCCAGTTCACGGCGTGGCCGGACCACGGGGTCCCCGAATACCCGACCCCGTTCCTGGCCTTCCTGAGGAGAGTGAAGACCTGCAACCCACCGGATGCAGGGCCCATCGGCGTGCACTGCAG TGCTGGGGTCGGGCGGACCGGCTGCTTCATCGTGATTGACGCCATGCTGGAGCGGATCAAGCACGAGAAGACGGTGGACATCTACGGCCACGTAACGCTCATGCGCTCGCAGCGCAACTACATGGTGCAGACAGAAGACCAGTACAGCTTCATCCACGACTCCTTGCTGGAGGCCGTGGCCTGCGGCAACACCGAGGTCCCAGCCCGCAACCTTTACACCTACATCCAGAAGTTGGCGCAGATCGAGGCGGGCGAACACGTCActggcatggagctggagttcaaG CGACTGGCCAACTCCAAGGCCCACACCTCCCGCTTCATCAGTGCCAACCTGCCGTGCAACAAGTTCAAGAACCGCCTGGTCAACATCATGCCCTACGAGAGCACCCGGGTCTGCCTCCAGCCCATCCGGGGCGTCGAGGGCTCAGACTACATCAACGCCAGCTTCATTGATGGATACAG gcAACAGAGAGCCTACATTGCCACCCAGGGGCCGCTGGCGGAGACCACCGAGGACTTCTGGCGCATGTTGTGGGAGAACAACTCCACCATCGTGGTGATGCTGACCAAGCTGCGAGAGATGGGCCGG GAAAAGTGCCACCAATACTGGCCGGCCGAGCGCTCTGCGCGGTACCAGTACTTTGTGGTGGACCCCATGGCGGAGTACAACATGCCGCAGTACATCCTCCGGGAATTTAAGGTCACCGACGCCAGG GACGGCCAGTCGCGGACCGTGCGCCAGTTCCAGTTCACCGACTGGCCTGAGCAAGGCGTGCCCAAATCCGGCGAGGGCTTCATCGACTTCATCGGCCAGGTGCACAAGACCAAGGAGCAGTTTGGGCAAGACGGGCCCATCTCCGTCCACTGCAG CGCCGGCGTGGGACGGACCGGCGTCTTCATCACGCTGAGCATTGTGCTCGAGCGGATGCGCTATGAAGGAGTGGTGGACATCTTCCAGACGGTCAAGATGCTGCGGACGCAAAGGCCAGCCATGGTGCAGACGGAG GACGAGTATCAGTTCTGCTACCAAGCCGCGCTGGAGTACTTGGGCAGCTTCGATCACTATGCAACATAA